From the genome of Chroicocephalus ridibundus chromosome 1, bChrRid1.1, whole genome shotgun sequence, one region includes:
- the RESF1 gene encoding retroelement silencing factor 1 isoform X4, with the protein MDWNVRPPQNADAKKNLQSEEACYNQLFSNAHTFPQTNAYSSKNSCTYAGNNQMAYLPTSTVAFPIVNAEGFKTSDQALPGASVTGNDFFVSKYLVDRRPPSCLPIAPKPPNQTSRLRTEITQTSWPNSNACTYSHRKLPPPSSQMNTGNNVRNVLWEHQYVTTNSYTVQPQIQQQNSMRTTILYQSNINSQNNSMSLGTSGQHVQNQLYHPNPQFKVSHSVNHNTAANVQLLQYRPSQVGSEAPSGCSAPSFLPANCDSRAAAQPSIGVPQAVQNVPNGYTLGQQRHLSDPKTASGFNSVQQHCQKQQSGEVSQSVRNACNSSGNVTANQPFNETSVPSSGIPKELYDIVQEMETLSSMAASKPLRDSASVQESQTSNLMNGPVNSQISSAAADGRPITKDTLAWEAQRLLTIKKKCILLERMHNYRRKLLAASGHDKSTPSPLPSYQSSLANGHWVPNQNVLPSPSETARTESQILNSSPEERNDKNIANADNRGLEVTQSNPQVEQGSHSSSSAPVLSQSKLPAQLNNTEPTPISEQSNADALASSQKTVTSLNNASCFNRVDNSSIKIASKNAPANPKNSSFLQFVLSSTNVLKEKTAGATADKILTSLLCSEKPLVDIPVLGGSEENVESLKGEQAFMVHTNCPVPETTKSGETKFQSDVAQKKTPFTENTSFKQSNYGYSVEELTACLGLWRKHPSEPVSVQNTQSNETSTANQISPYSQNTKNGEQNNVQVSTDEAVLPVTTASVGQKLDTLNCNLIKNFELQVAVVSPLVLSEQKTQSEQVDKCPTSAGKIYPVIDSGSTCSLQEEGKNGLSVVNTSKGTIEAVRLSPSDCVLVQKVDSQLQQTKLTDRNRIVKNSVSASDSCDENQRKVSQSAQNARENLQLGLQNKPSPALGINSSSQTFPEGIRDHNNKQGVLETGDTATAVLEERMFCISSVCSLVEGDTSYNPQIASMFRSVPETQALNGTSSEGNASDPRQTEQRLDLDKNELSNITPQRDSLLQKMLVESPSCTSEAGKILDGITTSQWEKESSGNPLKTISASEQKMSFNASFKHPENDLEILASINQELAQNSLDLLIGVTAARNTSTVPRDNSKENCMSGKYSTEKEINLFGAEPIKCLSDQLSELVKEFPYGIENADVLTKEAVQNDSVAERMENQPQKESQICDKNSHLKDPVDQIKIVVLSSDQMQELLPEHSHCSSGDSKRVGSQQSEKASAEGENLEGSIQPSQSLCEQKKKLQQASNPRKRRNKDCSLMCCLSGACGMPCEFGMSGSEETNDQLSKTENTSSAEIQENNGKSDAVMKNNCAVENLPISEKNPNSVSKNEKDSCKYTSVMNKDARLKVNNEYKPLTTQQGKKGPLNSSENQDADKSKRSSWKEELQVDRGTPLLGIEFHSDKKEHQTVSEELSEKAGHTDADKVTKLSKMKRRVFKRECCSKDKTKTGLAIKSKTDIDKFTKSGTVEMKPAKVNQGQKIKTCEENSAEEQNCRKQKEILGQDVETNIKEKANLSAELEYKKLNSYCADAIKFPNLGTVDLKSRNHKYPQPKSMKVHSSQEQLYKRKRKENMIGKRDVKKTKVEEERLNQSEAKNSKQLSHNCMINTDKAKKLNGENGRKPKSSLADRSVLKLQRKRAQSSTISKNYFSNKERRLDGQNKDKCSEKMFPDKNLLYLNRRNNRLKLHLQKEPKKHYLNRVAFKRMAHERIYLTKLETSPVRPVWHRKAKVSQNSPDVKRDASVSEVDKSCKQEILEFKLCPEILFRNPTTDEESSTAKNSLEREKAIVAGVKSKKEDWLKCDSVKQKKLEEISTGQEDPCPGEDPSSMEVQ; encoded by the exons ATGGACTGGAATGTAAGACCACCGCAGAATGCTGATGCAAAGAAGAACCTGCAAAGTGAAGAAGCATGTTACAATCAATTGTTCTCTAATGCACATACTTTTCCTCAGACAAATGCCTATTCCTCTAAAAATTCATGCACTTATGCTGGCAATAACCAAATGGCATATCTGCCAACTAGCACCGTTGCCTTCCCTATTGTAAATGCTGAAGGATTCAAAACTTCAGATCAGGCCTTACCAGGAGCATCTGTAACTGGTAACGATTTTTTTGTCTCAAAATACTTAGTTGATAGACGTCCACCGTCTTGCCTGCCAATAGCTCCAAAGCCTCCCAATCAGACATCGCGTTTGCGGACAGAGATCACTCAGACTTCTTGGCCAAACTCTAATGCCTGCACTTATTCCCATAGAAAGTTACCTCCCCCATCTTCTCAAATGAACACTGGAAATAATGTGAGGAATGTACTTTGGGAACATCAGTATGTCACCACAAACAGTTACACTGTGCAGCCACAAATACAGCAGCAGAATTCTATGAGAACTACAATATTATATCAAAGTAACATTAATTCCCAGAATAATTCTATGTCTCTTGGTACATCTGGGCAACATGTCCAAAACCAACTATATCATCCCAACCCTCAATTTAAAGTTTCACACTCGGTGAATCATAATACTGCAGCAAACGTACAGCTGCTACAGTATCGGCCAAGTCAGGTGGGATCAGAAGCTCCTAGCGGATGTTCTGCACCATCTTTCTTGCCTGCCAACTGTGATTCAAGAGCTGCAGCACAACCTTCAATAGGTGTACCACAGGCAGTTCAAAATGTGCCTAATGGATACACTCTTGGCCAACAGAGGCACCTATCAGATCCAAAAACTGCCTCTGGTTTTAACAGTGTTCAGCAGCACTGTCAGAAACAGCAATCTGGAGAAGTCAGTCAATCTGTTAGGAATGCCTGTAATTCAAGTGGAAATGTGACAGCAAATCAGCCTTTTAATGAAACGTCTGTGCCATCCTCTGGTATTCCCAAAGAACTGTATGATATTGTGCAAGAAATGGAAACTCTTTCTTCGATGGCTGCTTCAAAGCCACTGAGGGATTCTGCTTCAGTTCAGGAAAGCCAGACTAGTAATTTAATGAATGGACCTGTTAATTCTCAaatttcttcagcagcagcagatggaagACCAATTACAAAGGACACACTAGCTTGGGAAGCTCAAAGGCTgctcactattaaaaaaaagtgtatccTGCTTGAAAGGATGCATAATTATAGAAGAAAACTCTTAGCAGCTTCAGGACATGACAAGAGTACTCCCTCACCTCTTCCAAGTTATCAAAGTAGTCTTGCTAATGGGCATTGGGTGCCCAACCAAAATGTACTGCCTTCGCCATCTGAAACAGCCAGGACAGAGAGTCAAATACTTAACTCTTCACctgaagaaagaaatgacaaaaacatAGCCAATGCTGATAACAGAGGATTAGAGGTGACTCAAAGTAACCCTCAGGTGGAGCAGGGAAGCCATTCATCAAGCTCTGCTCCTGTTCTCTCTCAGAGCAAACTCCCAGCTCAATTAAATAATACTGAGCCCACCCCCATCTCAGAACAAAGCAATGCAGATGCCTTGGCCTCTTCTCAAAAAACTGTGACATCCTTGAACAATGCTTCATGTTTTAATCGAGTGGATAATAGCTCTATTAAAATTGCATCAAAGAATGCGCCAGCCAACCCCAAGAACTCATCATTTCTTCAGTTCGTATTGAGCAGCACAAATGTACTGAAAGAGAAGACAGCTGGTGCTACTGCTGATAAAATACTAACTAGCCTCCTGTGTAGTGAAAAACCGCTGGTAGATATACCTGTCTTGGGTGGAAGTGAGGAGAATGTAGAAAGTTTGAAAGGTGAGCAGGCATTTATGGTTCACACAAACTGTCCTGTACCAGAAACAACTAAATCTGGTGAAACTAAATTCCAGAGTGATGTAGCTCAGAAAAAAACGCCATTTACCGAAAATACGTCTTTTAAACAAAGCAACTATGGTTATTCTGTGGAAGAGCTAACTGCATGCCTGGGCTTGTGGAGAAAGCATCCATCAGAACCTGTAAGTGTGCAAAATACCCAGTCAAATGAAACCTCCACAGCAAATCAGATTTCACCTTAcagccaaaacacaaaaaatggaGAACAAAATAATGTTCAGGTTAGTACAGACGAAGCAGTTTTGCCTGTAACAACTGCTTCTGTAGGACAAAAACTTGATACATTGAATTGCAATTTGATAAAAAATTTTGAACTTCAAGTTGCAGTTGTCTCTCCTTTGGTACTTtctgaacagaaaacacagagtGAGCAGGTAGACAAATGTCCAACGTCTGCAGGTAAAATCTACCCAGTGATTGATTCAGGAAGCACATGTAGCTtgcaagaagaggggaaaaacggTTTAAGTGTGGTAAATACCAGTAAAGGAACAATAGAAGCTGTTCGGTTGTCACCCAGCGATTGTGTTCTGGTACAGAAAGTGGACTCACAATTGCAACAGACCAAATTAACTGATAGAAACAGAATAGTAAAAAACAGTGTGAGTGCAAGTGATTCATGTGatgaaaaccaaaggaaagtTAGTCAATCGGCACAAAACGCTAGAGAAAATCTGCAACTTGGATTACAAAACAAGCCTTCTCCTGCATTGGGCATAAATTCTTCTAGTCAAACCTTTCCAGAAGGTATAAGAGACCATAATAACAAGCAAGGTGTGTTAGAGACAGGAGATACAGCCACAGCTGTGTTGGAAGAACGTATGTTTTGTATTTCTAGTGTATGTTCTCTTGTTGAAGGTGATACATCTTATAATCCACAAATAGCAAGTATGTTCAGGTCAGTCCCTGAGACACAGGCATTAAATGGTACCTCATCAGAAGGAAATGCATCTGACCCAAGGCAAACGGAGCAACGTCTGGACTTGGATAAAAATGAGCTGAGCAATATCACTCCCCAAAGAGACAGCTTACTGCAAAAGATGTTGGTAGAATCACCAAGCTGCACGAGTGAAGCAGGTAAAATTTTGGATGGTATCACAACTAGTCAGTGGGAGAAAGAAAGCAGTGGCAATCCTCTtaaaacaatttctgcctcagaacAAAAAATGTCATTCAATGCATCTTTCAAGCATCCTGAAAATGACTTGGAAATTCTTGCTAGTATAAACCAGGAGTTAGCTCAAAATTCACTAGATCTCTTGATTGGCGTAACTGCTGCAAGAAATACTTCCACTGTTCCAAGAGACAACAGTAAAGAAAACTGCATGTCTGGTAAATATAGCACAGAAAAAGAGATTAACCTTTTTGGAGCAGAACCTATTAAATGTCTAAGTGATCAGCTGTCTGAACTAGTGAAAGAGTTTCCATATGGCATTGAAAATGCAGATGTGCTAACAAAAGAAGCAGTACAAAATGATTCTGTGGCTGAGCGGATGGAGAATCAACCTCAAAAAGAGAGTCAAATTTGTGACAAGAATTCTCATTTGAAGGACCCAGTAGATCAGATAAAAATTGTAGTGTTAAGCTCTGATCAGATGCAAGAACTGCTGCCTGAACACAGCCACTGTTCCTCTGGTGACAGCAAGAGAGTAGGGAGTCAACAGTCAGAAAAGGCTTCAGCTGAGGGGGAGAACCTTGAAGGCAGTATTCAGCCTAGCCAGAGTCTATGcgagcagaaaaaaaaactacAACAAGCCTCTAAccccagaaaaagaagaaataaagattgTTCTTTAATGTGTTGTTTATCTGGAGCATGTGGAATGCCCTGTGAATTTGGAATGTCTGGTTCAGAGGAAACTAACGATCAACtttcaaaaactgaaaatacGAGCTCGGCAGAGATACAAGAAAACAATGGTAAATCTGATGCTGTAATGAAGAACAACTGTGCAGTGGAAAACCTGccaatttctgaaaaaaatccaaacagtgttagcaaaaatgaaaaagacagttgCAAATACACCTCTGTAATGAACAAAGATGCTAGGCTAAAGGTGAATAATGAATACAAACCGCTTACaacacaacagggaaaaaaaggaccaCTTAATTCCTCTGAAAACCAGGATGCTGATAAATCTAAaaggagcagctggaaggaagAGCTGCAAGTCGACAGAGGAACCCCATTGTTGGGCATAGAATTTCATTCTGACAAAAAAGAACATCAGACAGTCTCAGAAGAGTTGTCGGAGAAAGCTGGTCATACAGATGCAGACAAGGTGACAAAGTTATCCAAAATGAAAAGGAGAGTTTTCAAAAGGGAGTGCTGTTCAAAAGATAAAACCAAAACAGGTTTGGCCATCAAATCCAAAACAGACATTGACAAATTTACAAAGTCAGGAACTGTTGAAATGAAGCCCGCTAAAGTCAATCAAggacaaaaaattaaaacctgtgaAGAGAACTCAGCTGAAGAGCAGAACTGTAGGAAACAAAAGGAGATACTTGGGCAAGATGTAGAAACTAACATCAAAGAGAAAGCCAATTTATCAGCAGAATTAGAATACAAAAAGCTGAATAGTTATTGTGCTGATGCTATAAAGTTCCCAAATCTGGGCACTGTAGACTTAAAATCAAGAAACCACAAATATCCTCAGCCTAAATCTATGAAAGTTCATTCTTCACAGGAGCAGTTGTACAAacggaagaggaaggaaaatatgaTTGGGAAGAGAGATGTTAAGAAAACAAAGGTGGAAGAGGAAAGACTGAATCAATCTGAAGCAAAGAATTCCAAGCAGCTTTCACATAATTGCATGATAAATACTGACAAAGCTAAAAAATTGAATGGAGAAAATGGCCGGAAACCGAAGAGTTCATTAGCAGATCGCTCTGTGCTTaaactacagagaaaaagagCTCAGTCTTCCACCATCTCCAAAAACTACTTTTCTAATAAAGAGAGACGTCTCGATGGTCAAAACAAAGACAAGTGCTCtgagaaaatgtttcctgataAAAACCTGCTGTActtaaatagaagaaataacaGATTAAAATTGCATCTTCAAAAGGAACCGAAAAAACACTACCTGAACAGAGTTGCATTTAAACGTATGGCACACGAACGCATCTATTTGACAAAATTGGAGACGTCACCTGTCAGACCTGTCTGGCATCGTAAGGCCAAAGTGTCACAGAACAGCCCAGATGTGAAAAGAGATGCTTCTGTCTCAGAAGTCGACAAATCGTGCAAACAGGAGATACTTGAATTTAAGCTGTGTCCAGAGATACTGTTCAGAAATCCAACCACCGATGAAGAAAGCTCAACTGCAAAGAATTccctggagagagagaaagccatTGTGGCAG GTGTCAAGAGTAAAAAAGAAGATTGGTTAAAATGTGATTCAGTGAAGCAAAAAAAGCTGGAAGAGATCTCTACAG GTCAAGAagacccttgcccaggtgaagacccttcctcTATGGAGGTGCAGTGA
- the RESF1 gene encoding retroelement silencing factor 1 isoform X1 encodes MDWNVRPPQNADAKKNLQSEEACYNQLFSNAHTFPQTNAYSSKNSCTYAGNNQMAYLPTSTVAFPIVNAEGFKTSDQALPGASVTGNDFFVSKYLVDRRPPSCLPIAPKPPNQTSRLRTEITQTSWPNSNACTYSHRKLPPPSSQMNTGNNVRNVLWEHQYVTTNSYTVQPQIQQQNSMRTTILYQSNINSQNNSMSLGTSGQHVQNQLYHPNPQFKVSHSVNHNTAANVQLLQYRPSQVGSEAPSGCSAPSFLPANCDSRAAAQPSIGVPQAVQNVPNGYTLGQQRHLSDPKTASGFNSVQQHCQKQQSGEVSQSVRNACNSSGNVTANQPFNETSVPSSGIPKELYDIVQEMETLSSMAASKPLRDSASVQESQTSNLMNGPVNSQISSAAADGRPITKDTLAWEAQRLLTIKKKCILLERMHNYRRKLLAASGHDKSTPSPLPSYQSSLANGHWVPNQNVLPSPSETARTESQILNSSPEERNDKNIANADNRGLEVTQSNPQVEQGSHSSSSAPVLSQSKLPAQLNNTEPTPISEQSNADALASSQKTVTSLNNASCFNRVDNSSIKIASKNAPANPKNSSFLQFVLSSTNVLKEKTAGATADKILTSLLCSEKPLVDIPVLGGSEENVESLKGEQAFMVHTNCPVPETTKSGETKFQSDVAQKKTPFTENTSFKQSNYGYSVEELTACLGLWRKHPSEPVSVQNTQSNETSTANQISPYSQNTKNGEQNNVQVSTDEAVLPVTTASVGQKLDTLNCNLIKNFELQVAVVSPLVLSEQKTQSEQVDKCPTSAGKIYPVIDSGSTCSLQEEGKNGLSVVNTSKGTIEAVRLSPSDCVLVQKVDSQLQQTKLTDRNRIVKNSVSASDSCDENQRKVSQSAQNARENLQLGLQNKPSPALGINSSSQTFPEGIRDHNNKQGVLETGDTATAVLEERMFCISSVCSLVEGDTSYNPQIASMFRSVPETQALNGTSSEGNASDPRQTEQRLDLDKNELSNITPQRDSLLQKMLVESPSCTSEAGKILDGITTSQWEKESSGNPLKTISASEQKMSFNASFKHPENDLEILASINQELAQNSLDLLIGVTAARNTSTVPRDNSKENCMSGKYSTEKEINLFGAEPIKCLSDQLSELVKEFPYGIENADVLTKEAVQNDSVAERMENQPQKESQICDKNSHLKDPVDQIKIVVLSSDQMQELLPEHSHCSSGDSKRVGSQQSEKASAEGENLEGSIQPSQSLCEQKKKLQQASNPRKRRNKDCSLMCCLSGACGMPCEFGMSGSEETNDQLSKTENTSSAEIQENNGKSDAVMKNNCAVENLPISEKNPNSVSKNEKDSCKYTSVMNKDARLKVNNEYKPLTTQQGKKGPLNSSENQDADKSKRSSWKEELQVDRGTPLLGIEFHSDKKEHQTVSEELSEKAGHTDADKVTKLSKMKRRVFKRECCSKDKTKTGLAIKSKTDIDKFTKSGTVEMKPAKVNQGQKIKTCEENSAEEQNCRKQKEILGQDVETNIKEKANLSAELEYKKLNSYCADAIKFPNLGTVDLKSRNHKYPQPKSMKVHSSQEQLYKRKRKENMIGKRDVKKTKVEEERLNQSEAKNSKQLSHNCMINTDKAKKLNGENGRKPKSSLADRSVLKLQRKRAQSSTISKNYFSNKERRLDGQNKDKCSEKMFPDKNLLYLNRRNNRLKLHLQKEPKKHYLNRVAFKRMAHERIYLTKLETSPVRPVWHRKAKVSQNSPDVKRDASVSEVDKSCKQEILEFKLCPEILFRNPTTDEESSTAKNSLEREKAIVAVFSLGVKSKKEDWLKCDSVKQKKLEEISTAEDSIPLDTAMQILDGDGEALHIPIKDSKEMFRTFRKMYLEKKMQKP; translated from the exons ATGGACTGGAATGTAAGACCACCGCAGAATGCTGATGCAAAGAAGAACCTGCAAAGTGAAGAAGCATGTTACAATCAATTGTTCTCTAATGCACATACTTTTCCTCAGACAAATGCCTATTCCTCTAAAAATTCATGCACTTATGCTGGCAATAACCAAATGGCATATCTGCCAACTAGCACCGTTGCCTTCCCTATTGTAAATGCTGAAGGATTCAAAACTTCAGATCAGGCCTTACCAGGAGCATCTGTAACTGGTAACGATTTTTTTGTCTCAAAATACTTAGTTGATAGACGTCCACCGTCTTGCCTGCCAATAGCTCCAAAGCCTCCCAATCAGACATCGCGTTTGCGGACAGAGATCACTCAGACTTCTTGGCCAAACTCTAATGCCTGCACTTATTCCCATAGAAAGTTACCTCCCCCATCTTCTCAAATGAACACTGGAAATAATGTGAGGAATGTACTTTGGGAACATCAGTATGTCACCACAAACAGTTACACTGTGCAGCCACAAATACAGCAGCAGAATTCTATGAGAACTACAATATTATATCAAAGTAACATTAATTCCCAGAATAATTCTATGTCTCTTGGTACATCTGGGCAACATGTCCAAAACCAACTATATCATCCCAACCCTCAATTTAAAGTTTCACACTCGGTGAATCATAATACTGCAGCAAACGTACAGCTGCTACAGTATCGGCCAAGTCAGGTGGGATCAGAAGCTCCTAGCGGATGTTCTGCACCATCTTTCTTGCCTGCCAACTGTGATTCAAGAGCTGCAGCACAACCTTCAATAGGTGTACCACAGGCAGTTCAAAATGTGCCTAATGGATACACTCTTGGCCAACAGAGGCACCTATCAGATCCAAAAACTGCCTCTGGTTTTAACAGTGTTCAGCAGCACTGTCAGAAACAGCAATCTGGAGAAGTCAGTCAATCTGTTAGGAATGCCTGTAATTCAAGTGGAAATGTGACAGCAAATCAGCCTTTTAATGAAACGTCTGTGCCATCCTCTGGTATTCCCAAAGAACTGTATGATATTGTGCAAGAAATGGAAACTCTTTCTTCGATGGCTGCTTCAAAGCCACTGAGGGATTCTGCTTCAGTTCAGGAAAGCCAGACTAGTAATTTAATGAATGGACCTGTTAATTCTCAaatttcttcagcagcagcagatggaagACCAATTACAAAGGACACACTAGCTTGGGAAGCTCAAAGGCTgctcactattaaaaaaaagtgtatccTGCTTGAAAGGATGCATAATTATAGAAGAAAACTCTTAGCAGCTTCAGGACATGACAAGAGTACTCCCTCACCTCTTCCAAGTTATCAAAGTAGTCTTGCTAATGGGCATTGGGTGCCCAACCAAAATGTACTGCCTTCGCCATCTGAAACAGCCAGGACAGAGAGTCAAATACTTAACTCTTCACctgaagaaagaaatgacaaaaacatAGCCAATGCTGATAACAGAGGATTAGAGGTGACTCAAAGTAACCCTCAGGTGGAGCAGGGAAGCCATTCATCAAGCTCTGCTCCTGTTCTCTCTCAGAGCAAACTCCCAGCTCAATTAAATAATACTGAGCCCACCCCCATCTCAGAACAAAGCAATGCAGATGCCTTGGCCTCTTCTCAAAAAACTGTGACATCCTTGAACAATGCTTCATGTTTTAATCGAGTGGATAATAGCTCTATTAAAATTGCATCAAAGAATGCGCCAGCCAACCCCAAGAACTCATCATTTCTTCAGTTCGTATTGAGCAGCACAAATGTACTGAAAGAGAAGACAGCTGGTGCTACTGCTGATAAAATACTAACTAGCCTCCTGTGTAGTGAAAAACCGCTGGTAGATATACCTGTCTTGGGTGGAAGTGAGGAGAATGTAGAAAGTTTGAAAGGTGAGCAGGCATTTATGGTTCACACAAACTGTCCTGTACCAGAAACAACTAAATCTGGTGAAACTAAATTCCAGAGTGATGTAGCTCAGAAAAAAACGCCATTTACCGAAAATACGTCTTTTAAACAAAGCAACTATGGTTATTCTGTGGAAGAGCTAACTGCATGCCTGGGCTTGTGGAGAAAGCATCCATCAGAACCTGTAAGTGTGCAAAATACCCAGTCAAATGAAACCTCCACAGCAAATCAGATTTCACCTTAcagccaaaacacaaaaaatggaGAACAAAATAATGTTCAGGTTAGTACAGACGAAGCAGTTTTGCCTGTAACAACTGCTTCTGTAGGACAAAAACTTGATACATTGAATTGCAATTTGATAAAAAATTTTGAACTTCAAGTTGCAGTTGTCTCTCCTTTGGTACTTtctgaacagaaaacacagagtGAGCAGGTAGACAAATGTCCAACGTCTGCAGGTAAAATCTACCCAGTGATTGATTCAGGAAGCACATGTAGCTtgcaagaagaggggaaaaacggTTTAAGTGTGGTAAATACCAGTAAAGGAACAATAGAAGCTGTTCGGTTGTCACCCAGCGATTGTGTTCTGGTACAGAAAGTGGACTCACAATTGCAACAGACCAAATTAACTGATAGAAACAGAATAGTAAAAAACAGTGTGAGTGCAAGTGATTCATGTGatgaaaaccaaaggaaagtTAGTCAATCGGCACAAAACGCTAGAGAAAATCTGCAACTTGGATTACAAAACAAGCCTTCTCCTGCATTGGGCATAAATTCTTCTAGTCAAACCTTTCCAGAAGGTATAAGAGACCATAATAACAAGCAAGGTGTGTTAGAGACAGGAGATACAGCCACAGCTGTGTTGGAAGAACGTATGTTTTGTATTTCTAGTGTATGTTCTCTTGTTGAAGGTGATACATCTTATAATCCACAAATAGCAAGTATGTTCAGGTCAGTCCCTGAGACACAGGCATTAAATGGTACCTCATCAGAAGGAAATGCATCTGACCCAAGGCAAACGGAGCAACGTCTGGACTTGGATAAAAATGAGCTGAGCAATATCACTCCCCAAAGAGACAGCTTACTGCAAAAGATGTTGGTAGAATCACCAAGCTGCACGAGTGAAGCAGGTAAAATTTTGGATGGTATCACAACTAGTCAGTGGGAGAAAGAAAGCAGTGGCAATCCTCTtaaaacaatttctgcctcagaacAAAAAATGTCATTCAATGCATCTTTCAAGCATCCTGAAAATGACTTGGAAATTCTTGCTAGTATAAACCAGGAGTTAGCTCAAAATTCACTAGATCTCTTGATTGGCGTAACTGCTGCAAGAAATACTTCCACTGTTCCAAGAGACAACAGTAAAGAAAACTGCATGTCTGGTAAATATAGCACAGAAAAAGAGATTAACCTTTTTGGAGCAGAACCTATTAAATGTCTAAGTGATCAGCTGTCTGAACTAGTGAAAGAGTTTCCATATGGCATTGAAAATGCAGATGTGCTAACAAAAGAAGCAGTACAAAATGATTCTGTGGCTGAGCGGATGGAGAATCAACCTCAAAAAGAGAGTCAAATTTGTGACAAGAATTCTCATTTGAAGGACCCAGTAGATCAGATAAAAATTGTAGTGTTAAGCTCTGATCAGATGCAAGAACTGCTGCCTGAACACAGCCACTGTTCCTCTGGTGACAGCAAGAGAGTAGGGAGTCAACAGTCAGAAAAGGCTTCAGCTGAGGGGGAGAACCTTGAAGGCAGTATTCAGCCTAGCCAGAGTCTATGcgagcagaaaaaaaaactacAACAAGCCTCTAAccccagaaaaagaagaaataaagattgTTCTTTAATGTGTTGTTTATCTGGAGCATGTGGAATGCCCTGTGAATTTGGAATGTCTGGTTCAGAGGAAACTAACGATCAACtttcaaaaactgaaaatacGAGCTCGGCAGAGATACAAGAAAACAATGGTAAATCTGATGCTGTAATGAAGAACAACTGTGCAGTGGAAAACCTGccaatttctgaaaaaaatccaaacagtgttagcaaaaatgaaaaagacagttgCAAATACACCTCTGTAATGAACAAAGATGCTAGGCTAAAGGTGAATAATGAATACAAACCGCTTACaacacaacagggaaaaaaaggaccaCTTAATTCCTCTGAAAACCAGGATGCTGATAAATCTAAaaggagcagctggaaggaagAGCTGCAAGTCGACAGAGGAACCCCATTGTTGGGCATAGAATTTCATTCTGACAAAAAAGAACATCAGACAGTCTCAGAAGAGTTGTCGGAGAAAGCTGGTCATACAGATGCAGACAAGGTGACAAAGTTATCCAAAATGAAAAGGAGAGTTTTCAAAAGGGAGTGCTGTTCAAAAGATAAAACCAAAACAGGTTTGGCCATCAAATCCAAAACAGACATTGACAAATTTACAAAGTCAGGAACTGTTGAAATGAAGCCCGCTAAAGTCAATCAAggacaaaaaattaaaacctgtgaAGAGAACTCAGCTGAAGAGCAGAACTGTAGGAAACAAAAGGAGATACTTGGGCAAGATGTAGAAACTAACATCAAAGAGAAAGCCAATTTATCAGCAGAATTAGAATACAAAAAGCTGAATAGTTATTGTGCTGATGCTATAAAGTTCCCAAATCTGGGCACTGTAGACTTAAAATCAAGAAACCACAAATATCCTCAGCCTAAATCTATGAAAGTTCATTCTTCACAGGAGCAGTTGTACAAacggaagaggaaggaaaatatgaTTGGGAAGAGAGATGTTAAGAAAACAAAGGTGGAAGAGGAAAGACTGAATCAATCTGAAGCAAAGAATTCCAAGCAGCTTTCACATAATTGCATGATAAATACTGACAAAGCTAAAAAATTGAATGGAGAAAATGGCCGGAAACCGAAGAGTTCATTAGCAGATCGCTCTGTGCTTaaactacagagaaaaagagCTCAGTCTTCCACCATCTCCAAAAACTACTTTTCTAATAAAGAGAGACGTCTCGATGGTCAAAACAAAGACAAGTGCTCtgagaaaatgtttcctgataAAAACCTGCTGTActtaaatagaagaaataacaGATTAAAATTGCATCTTCAAAAGGAACCGAAAAAACACTACCTGAACAGAGTTGCATTTAAACGTATGGCACACGAACGCATCTATTTGACAAAATTGGAGACGTCACCTGTCAGACCTGTCTGGCATCGTAAGGCCAAAGTGTCACAGAACAGCCCAGATGTGAAAAGAGATGCTTCTGTCTCAGAAGTCGACAAATCGTGCAAACAGGAGATACTTGAATTTAAGCTGTGTCCAGAGATACTGTTCAGAAATCCAACCACCGATGAAGAAAGCTCAACTGCAAAGAATTccctggagagagagaaagccatTGTGGCAG ttttctctttAGGTGTCAAGAGTAAAAAAGAAGATTGGTTAAAATGTGATTCAGTGAAGCAAAAAAAGCTGGAAGAGATCTCTACAG CTGAGGACAGTATTCCACTTGATACAGCTATGCAGATCCTGGATGGAGATGGTGAGGCTCTTCACATTCCAATCAAAGACTCAAAAGAGATGTTTCGGACCTTCAGGAAAAtgtatctggaaaaaaagatgcaaaagccTTGA